A stretch of the Capsicum annuum cultivar UCD-10X-F1 chromosome 8, UCD10Xv1.1, whole genome shotgun sequence genome encodes the following:
- the LOC107840628 gene encoding lysM domain-containing GPI-anchored protein 2, translating to MVSFSRLTTSSAASLLCLVWLLTISSPASASFTCTSAATCDAIIDYTLPNSTTFNALKKLFQVKNLRSLLGVNNLPMTTPADQKLPANQTIKIPFPCLCRNGTGIANKRPTYTVIPDDFLSHIVTDIFAGLFTVQELQTVNNISNPNLIQPGDKLWIPLPCSCDDVGGEKVVHYGRLVATGNTIEGIAQRYNVSQDTLLRLNRLASPKELLAGSVLDIPLKACQSTVSNTSLDYPLLVPNDTYVFTAANCVTCKCDSANNWTLQCQPSQIKSSLWKTCPSMQCQGLDNFYIGNVTSSDCNSTACTYAGYSNQTIFTTSTQLTCPAADNNSSGMRPGTESWNIILVAIHLVFLSALYLR from the exons ATGGTTTCTTTTTCGAGGCTGACGACAAGTAGTGCTGCTTCCCTCTTATGCCTTGTTTGGCTGCTCACCATTTCATCTCCGGCATCAGCTTCCTTCACTTGCACCTCCGCAGCTACTTGCGACGCCATTATTGACTATACCTTACCCAACTCCACTACCTTTAACGCCCTCAAGAAGCTCTTCCAAGTCAAGAACCTTCGTTCCCTCCTCGGCGTCAACAACCTCCCCATGACTACCCCTGCTGATCAGAAACTCCCGGCCAATCAAACCATCAAAATCCCCTTTCCTTGCCTCTGTAGAAACGGTACCGGAATAGCCAACAAGCGACCCACTTACACCGTCATCCCCGACGACTTCCTCTCCCACATAGTCACCGACATCTTTGCTGGTTTATTCACTGTTCAGGAACTCCAGACGGTTAACAACATATCCAACCCGAATTTGATACAGCCCGGGGATAAACTGTGGATCCCATTGCCTTGCAGCTGCGACGACGTTGGCGGCGAAAAGGTTGTTCATTATGGTCGATTGGTGGCCACTGGAAACACCATAGAGGGCATTGCTCAGCGGTACAATGTCTCCCAGGACACCCTTTTGAGGCTGAATCGTTTGGCAAGTCCTAAAGAACTTTTAGCTGGCTCTGTTCTTGACATTCCGCTTAAAG CTTGCCAATCAACAGTGAGCAACACCTCACTGGACTATCCATTGCTAGTACCAAATGACACATACGTATTCACTGCTGCCAATTGTGTAACGTGCAAGTGTGATTCTGCAAACAACTGGAC CTTGCAATGCCAGCCATCCCAGATAAAGTCATCTCTTTGGAAGACATGCCCCTCTATGCAGTGCCAAGGTTTAGATAACTTCTACATTGGGAATGTCACATCTTCAGATTGTAATTCCACAGCTTGCACTTACGCTGGTTACAGCAACCAGACCATTTTTACCACAAGCACTCAGTTAACTTGCCCTG CCGCTGACAATAACTCTTCCGGAATGAGGCCAGGGACAGAGAGTTGGAATATCATCCTTGTTGCTATCCATCTGGTGTTTCTATCTGCATTGTATCTGAGATAA